From the Kribbella sp. CA-293567 genome, the window GCAACTGGCTGCTGCAGCAGCGCGTCCGGCACGCCTGCCATCTGCTGGAGACGACCGGCCTGTCGGTCGACCGGATCGCCGAAGCAGCCGGCCTCGGCACCGCCGCTTCGCTCCGTCACCACCTGCGCACCGAGGTCGGCATCCCGCCGCTCGCCTACCGCAAGACCTTCCGCGCGGGCTAGACGATCACCAGCTCGTGCGGTCGCCGGTTGAGCGACTCCACGCCGTCGGCCGTGACCACCACGATGTCCTCGATCCGCGCACCCCAGCGACCCGGCTGGTAGATCCCCGGCTCGATGCTGAACGCCATCCCTGGTTCGAGGACCAACTGGTTCCCGCCGACGATGTACGGCTCCTCGTGGACGTCGAGACCGATGCCGTGGCCGGTCCGGTGAATGAAGAACTCGCCGAAACCCGCCGCCGCGATGACCTCGCGAGCAGCCGCGTCGATCGACTCCGCGCTCACTCCCGGCCGGACGGCGTCCACCGCTGCCTGCTGCGCCGACCGCAGCACCTCGTACGTCGCCGCGACGTCGGAGTCCCGCGGCTCACCGACCGCATAGGTCCGGGTCGAGTCCGAGTTGTAGCCCTCGGGGATCGGCCCGCCGATGTCGACCACCACCACGTCCCCCGCCTCGATCACCCGCTCCGACAGCGAGTGATGCGGACTGGCGCCGTTCGGGCCACTGGCGACGATCACGAAGTCCGCCACGGCGTGCCCTTCCTCCACGATGGCTGCCGCGATGTCGGCGCCGACCTCCGCTTCGGTCCGTCCGGCCCACAGCCACTCGCCGACTCGCGCGTGCACGCGGTCGATCGCGGCCCCCGCCGTGCGCAACGCCTCGACCTCGGCCGCGTCCTTGCGCATCCTCAGCTCCCGCACGATCGGCCCGGCGAGCACCTGCTCCACGCCCGGCAGCGCAGCCCGCATCGCGAGCACGTGCAGCGCCGGAGTGAAGTCGCTGACCGCCACGCGACCGGGCTTACCGAGCCGCTCGGCGCTCACGGCGTACGGGTCGTCGCCGTCGACCCAGGTGACCACCTCGATGCCGAGGTCGGCGGTCGGCACGTCGGCGAAACCGGGCGCCTCCAGCTTCGGTACGACGAGCGCGGGCGGCCCGTCGGCGGGGATCACCAGCACGGTGAGGCGCTCGTGCGAACCACCCGCGCGGCCGAGCAGGTACCGCAGGTCGGAGCCTGGTGCGATCAGCAGGCCCGTGCCTGCGGCCGCTTCCCTGGCCCGCGCCAGGCGGGCGCGGAGTACGGCGGAGTCTGTCGGTGGCTGGTGCGAGGATCGGCGAGGCATGGCTCCGACGGTACTGCGCCCGGCGCCGATCGACGACTGGCTGGAGAGCATCGCCAGCAGGCCTACCAGCCGGTAATGTCGAGCCATGGCGACTGGTATGGGATCTGGCATGAGGTCTGGGAAGCGTCCGTTCGGCTGGCCGCTGCTGGTCGCGCTGACCAACGGGCGGTCCAGGATCCCCGACGACCGGCTGGCCTTCGCCGTGCGCGGCAAGGTCGTGCTGGTGACCGGTTCGTCGTTCGGCATCGGCGAGGCGACGGCCAAGCGGCTCGCGCGGGCCGGCGCGACGGTGCTGCTGCTCGCGCGGACGGCCGAGCAACTGGAGATCGTGGCCGGCGAGATCCGGGCCGAAGGCGGCAAGGCGTTCGCCTACCCGGCGAACCTGGCCGATCCGGCGGCGATCGAGACCGTGGTCGCGAAGGTGCTGGCCGAGCACGGGCGCGTCGACGTCCTGGTCAGCAACGCCGGCAAGTCGATCCGGCGCTCGGTCGCGGACTCCTACCAGCGGTTCCACGACATCGAGCGGACCAACGCGGTCAACTATCTCGGCCCGGCCAAGCTCGTCCTCGAACTGCTGCCGTCGATGCGCGAGCGCGGCTCCGGTCACATCGTGAACGTGTCGACCGCCGGAGTACGGACGCCGCCGATGGCGCGCTGGTCGGCGTACCTGGCATCGAAGAGCGCTTTCGACATATGGCTGCGCTGCGTCTCCCAGGAGATCCGTGACGACGGGGTGACCACCTCGACCGTCTACATGGGTCTGGTGCACACCCGGATGAGTTCACCGACCCCGCTGCTGAACAGCCTGCCCGGGCTCAGTCCGGAGCAGGCGGCCGATCAGGTCTGCACCGCGGTGGCGGAGAGACCGCACAACATCACCCCGCCGCTGGTCCGCCCGGCCGATGCCTTGGGCAACCTTCTGCGGGTACCGACCGACCGGTTGCTGGAGCAGTACTACCGGCTGTCGAACCGGCCCCGCAAGGATGACGAGTGAGCTGATGACGCCACTGCGACCGATCCCCCGACCGAGGTCCGGCAGCCTGGCCCGGCCTCGCCCGATCGGGCCGATGCGACCGCCCGAGTGGCTGGTGAACGCCGCCGGTGAGCTCAGCGGGGTGTCGGTCGCCCTGATCAGGTCAGGCGTCTGGCGATCGGCACGGCCTGCCCACCTGGTTCCGATCGAGCGCGCACTGCGGCAGTGGGGGCAGTCGATGGCAGCGCTCGGCGCGATCGCCGCCGTCCGGTTCCCCGATCAGCCCGCGGTGTTCGACGAGCGCGGCACCATCACGTACGGCGAACTCGACCAGCGCTGTTCCCGCCAGGCGGCGGCCTTGCACGCGCGGTACGGGATTGTTGCCGGAAGCAAGGTCGCGGTGCTGTGCCGCAATCACCGGTACTTCCTGGAGGCGACGCTGGCTGCTTCCCGGCTCGGCGCCGACGTGCTGTTCGTCAACACGGAGTTCGCTCCGCCGCAACTCAGGAGTGTGCTGGAGCGTCAGCGACCCGACCTGCTGATCCATGACGAAGAGTTCACCGACGCCTCCGAAGGTCTGCCCGGCGTGGTCGCCTGGCAAGAGACGGCGGCTGATCGAGCGGATGGATCGGCCACGCTGGACCAGTTGGCGCAGAGCCGGGAACCGGAGCCACCGAAGCCCGAGCATCCCGGCCACATCACCATCCTCACCTCCGGCACCACAGGCGCGCCCAAGGCGGCGCCCCGGTCTCCGACCGCGTGGGGACTCGCCGGACTGACCGCGAGCACACTCCACCGGATCGGGCTGCGGGCCGGCGAACCGATGGTCATCTGTCCCCCGCTCTTCCATGGGCTGGGACTGCTGAACTCGATGCTCGCACTCTTCCTCGGCTCGCCGCTGGTGCTGTCCCGCCGGTACGACGCCGGCGCCGTGCTCGCGTCGGTCGACCGGACCAGGGCCGGCGCGATCGTCGCCGTACCGGTGATGCTGCAGCGGATGCTCGACCTCGGTCCGGCCGCGATCGCCGCACCCGACCTGAGCTCAGTGCGGGCCGTCATCTCCGGCGCGTCGGCCTTGGGTCCCGCGCTCGCCGAGCGGTTCGTCGCCCAGTTCGGACCGGTCCTGTGCGACGCCTACGGGTCCAGCGAGATCGGCATCGCGACGATCGCCACCTCCGCCGACCTGCTCGACGCGCCAGGCACCGTCGGGCGGCCCTGCCTCGGCAGTTCGGTCCGGATCCTGGGCGACGACGACCGGCCCGTTGCGGCGGGAGTCACCGGCCGCATCTTCGCGGGCGGCGGACTGGTCTTCGGCGGCTACTCCGACGGCAGCAGCAAGACGGTGGTCGACGGCCGGATGAGTACCGGCGATCTCGGTCACCTCGACGACGACGGCCGTTTGTTCGTCGACGGCCGGGAGGACGACATGATCGTCTCCGGCGGCGAGAACGTGTACCCGGTCGAGGTCGAGGACTGCCTGATGAGCCACCCAGGAGTCGTCGAGGCGGTCGTCGTGGGCGTGCCGGACGAGGAGTTCGGCCAGCGGCTGGTCGGGTACGTCGTACCGGCCGGTGAGGTGACCGAGGACGAGTTGCTCGACCACGTGCGCGCGAACCTCGCGCGGTACAAGACGCCTCGCACGATCGTGCTGCTGGAGGAGCTTCCCCGCAACGCGACCGGGAAGGTCCCCCGCACGAAGCTCAGTGAGAGTTGAGCTCCTGGTGTGCCGCGGAGTTCCACGGGGTCGACCGAACGACGTGTTCGCGCAACAGGCGAGCCTGCCGTGGGAGGTTCCAGGCGAGCGCGCCGACCACCTGCTCGCCGTCGCCGTACAGTGCGGCGAATCGACCTTCGGCCGGATCACCCGCGACGATCCGGAAGTCGAACTCGGCCCCCGAGCGGCCGTAGACCTGGAGCTTCACGTCGTACTGGTCGGTCCAGAAGTAGGGCACCGGCTCGAACGGGACGCCTTGACCCAGCAGGTTCCTGGCCGCGTTGGTCGCCTGCTCGGTGGCGTTCATCCGGTGCTCGAGCCGGCGGCGGCCGATTCCCGGGTGGTGCCAGGACGCGACATCGCCCGCGGCCACGACGCCCGGCGCGGCAACGCAGTACTGATCGCACTCGACGCCGTCACCGATCGGGAGGCCACTGCCCGCCAGCCAGCCGGTGGCGGGGCTGGCTCCCACCGCGACCAGGACGACGTCGGCGGCAACCTGTGAGCCGTCGGCCAACTCGACTCCCTCGACTCGACCGTCGCCTTGCAACGCGGTGACGCCGACACCGCAGCGCACGTCGACGCCATGCCCTTCGTGCAACCGCCTGAGCAACTCTCCCGGCTCCGGACCGAACTGGCGGATCATCGGCGCGGGCAGCGGATCGATCATCGTGACCGTCAAGCCCAGTTCGCGAACCACCGCCGCCACCTCGGCACCGAGGAAGCCGGCACCCACGATCGCGACCGAGCAGGCGGTCTTCAGCTCTTCCCGCAGCCGCAACGTGTCGTCGAGGGTGCGGAGCACGTGAACACCTGCCAGGTGATGGCCGAACGGCAGCCTCCGCGCCGCCGCGCCGGTCGCGATGACGAGTCCGTCGTAGCCGAGGACGCGGCCGTCGGCGAGAGTCACCTCGCGAGCCGGCAGGTCCAGCGCCGTGGCCGCGGTACCGAGGATCCAGGTCGCTCCCAGGCCGGCGAGCAGGGCGTCGGAGCGCAGTACGGTCCGGTCGTCCTCCCAGGTGCCGCGGAGAATCTGCTTCGACAGCGGTGGCCGGTCGTACGGCGCGTGCGGCTCGTCGCCGACGATCGTCAACTCCTCGGTGAAGCCTTCGCGCCGTAGCGCTTCGGCCGCGGTGAGTCCCGCGGCCGAAGCACCGACGACGAGTATCCGGTTCAGCACGCGCGACTACTCCGCCACCGTGATCGCCAGCGCCGGACAGATCCGCGCGGCCTCCCGGGTGCCTTCCTCGGTGCCGGCATCGGCCGGCTGCGCCAGCAGTACGGCGATGCCGTCGTCGTCACGCTGGTCGAACACCTCCGGCGCGGACAGCACACACTGTCCCGAACCGATGCACTTGTCCTGATCGAGAACCACCTTCATCGTGAGACCCCTTTCACCAGGTGACCGGCAGCGCGTGCA encodes:
- a CDS encoding M24 family metallopeptidase, yielding MARHYRLVGLLAMLSSQSSIGAGRSTVGAMPRRSSHQPPTDSAVLRARLARAREAAAGTGLLIAPGSDLRYLLGRAGGSHERLTVLVIPADGPPALVVPKLEAPGFADVPTADLGIEVVTWVDGDDPYAVSAERLGKPGRVAVSDFTPALHVLAMRAALPGVEQVLAGPIVRELRMRKDAAEVEALRTAGAAIDRVHARVGEWLWAGRTEAEVGADIAAAIVEEGHAVADFVIVASGPNGASPHHSLSERVIEAGDVVVVDIGGPIPEGYNSDSTRTYAVGEPRDSDVAATYEVLRSAQQAAVDAVRPGVSAESIDAAAREVIAAAGFGEFFIHRTGHGIGLDVHEEPYIVGGNQLVLEPGMAFSIEPGIYQPGRWGARIEDIVVVTADGVESLNRRPHELVIV
- a CDS encoding SDR family NAD(P)-dependent oxidoreductase produces the protein MRSGKRPFGWPLLVALTNGRSRIPDDRLAFAVRGKVVLVTGSSFGIGEATAKRLARAGATVLLLARTAEQLEIVAGEIRAEGGKAFAYPANLADPAAIETVVAKVLAEHGRVDVLVSNAGKSIRRSVADSYQRFHDIERTNAVNYLGPAKLVLELLPSMRERGSGHIVNVSTAGVRTPPMARWSAYLASKSAFDIWLRCVSQEIRDDGVTTSTVYMGLVHTRMSSPTPLLNSLPGLSPEQAADQVCTAVAERPHNITPPLVRPADALGNLLRVPTDRLLEQYYRLSNRPRKDDE
- a CDS encoding AMP-binding protein: MRPPEWLVNAAGELSGVSVALIRSGVWRSARPAHLVPIERALRQWGQSMAALGAIAAVRFPDQPAVFDERGTITYGELDQRCSRQAAALHARYGIVAGSKVAVLCRNHRYFLEATLAASRLGADVLFVNTEFAPPQLRSVLERQRPDLLIHDEEFTDASEGLPGVVAWQETAADRADGSATLDQLAQSREPEPPKPEHPGHITILTSGTTGAPKAAPRSPTAWGLAGLTASTLHRIGLRAGEPMVICPPLFHGLGLLNSMLALFLGSPLVLSRRYDAGAVLASVDRTRAGAIVAVPVMLQRMLDLGPAAIAAPDLSSVRAVISGASALGPALAERFVAQFGPVLCDAYGSSEIGIATIATSADLLDAPGTVGRPCLGSSVRILGDDDRPVAAGVTGRIFAGGGLVFGGYSDGSSKTVVDGRMSTGDLGHLDDDGRLFVDGREDDMIVSGGENVYPVEVEDCLMSHPGVVEAVVVGVPDEEFGQRLVGYVVPAGEVTEDELLDHVRANLARYKTPRTIVLLEELPRNATGKVPRTKLSES
- a CDS encoding NAD(P)/FAD-dependent oxidoreductase, with protein sequence MLNRILVVGASAAGLTAAEALRREGFTEELTIVGDEPHAPYDRPPLSKQILRGTWEDDRTVLRSDALLAGLGATWILGTAATALDLPAREVTLADGRVLGYDGLVIATGAAARRLPFGHHLAGVHVLRTLDDTLRLREELKTACSVAIVGAGFLGAEVAAVVRELGLTVTMIDPLPAPMIRQFGPEPGELLRRLHEGHGVDVRCGVGVTALQGDGRVEGVELADGSQVAADVVLVAVGASPATGWLAGSGLPIGDGVECDQYCVAAPGVVAAGDVASWHHPGIGRRRLEHRMNATEQATNAARNLLGQGVPFEPVPYFWTDQYDVKLQVYGRSGAEFDFRIVAGDPAEGRFAALYGDGEQVVGALAWNLPRQARLLREHVVRSTPWNSAAHQELNSH
- a CDS encoding ferredoxin, which gives rise to MKVVLDQDKCIGSGQCVLSAPEVFDQRDDDGIAVLLAQPADAGTEEGTREAARICPALAITVAE